GGCGGCGCGCTCTGTCAAGAAGTTGCAGCGCGTCTCGAGGCGGCAGGTGAAAGTGTTGCTTTCCTCGGGCTGTTGGACTGCTATGTTCCAGGTACTGAAATCGCAGAAGATCAATGGCAATCACCGACAGCAAAAGCCAAGCTGATCGAGCACTTAGAATTGCTCTTGGGTAAGTTATCGGAAGGGCAGAAGCAAACCTGTCTTGCAGGATTTGACCAATCAACTCCTGACAATTGGCCAAGCGTATTTTCATCTTGGTTGGCGTCACAAAACTTTGATCACTATCTGTCTGAAAGTGCACAGCAAATGCTGTACAGCTGGGCGGTAGAGCAGCACATGAGATCGCTGTGTCACGAGTATCAGTTACCTAAAATTAATACCCAGCCAACCGCATATTGGGCTGGACAACCTCAAGGCCGATACAAACTGTTGAGTTCGGAGTTTTCCAAAGTTAACGCTCAGTTAAGCAGTGAAGTGCTAGATACGGATCATTTAGGGATAGTGCAAGACAGCGTACTGATCGAGAAATTACGGCATTTATTAATAATTAATACATTATAGAACCATAACGACTAATTTATAGATTCCATTTTTCTATAAAAGTCGTTAAGATTCTCTCGTGTTCGTAATGCTAATGATAATGGTTATCATAATTATTAATATAATATTCGGTAAAACCGAAAGTTAAGGAGAAAGACATGAATCGGCAGTTTATGCTGAGCCCAGCTTGTTTGGCAGTAGCGTTCGCTCTGTCTGCTGGCGTAGTTAACGCAGCGGAAGACGAAACAGTAGTGGTAGTCGGTCAGGAGCACGATAGCGCCGTTGGCCCAGATTTCAGTTATTTAGGACAAAAAAGTCGTACAGCCACCAAAACAGATTTAGCCATCCATGAAACGCCACGAGCGGTTTCGGTCGTTACTCGCGAACAAATGGATGATCGCGCGTCAATCAGCATCTCAGACGCGCTTCAATATACCCCTGGCATTCAGACCAATTTCTACGGCGATGACAACAAGCAAGATTGGTTTGTTATACGTGGATTTCAGCAAGCGAATAACGGTCTTTACCAAGATGGTACGCGCCTATATTCAGCAGGTTTTTATAGCTGGCAGATTGATCCATTTGGTTTGGAGCGTGTAGAAATTCTTCGTGGTCCAGCCTCGGTTTTGTATGGACAAAACCCACCGGGTGGCGTTATCAACACAGTAAGTAAACGCCCTCAGTTTGATGGTGGTTCTGGTCAAGTGGCCGTTGAGTATGGCTCATATGACAGAACTCAGATTAGCTTGGACGTTAACCGTGAACTAAATGAAGATTTTGCTTTCCGTTTAGTCGCTATGGGGCGTAAGAATGGTACTAAAGTCGACAATGTAGATGCAGAGCGTATTCTAGTTGCACCATCATTAGCGTGGAATATCAACGATAGTAACAGTATTACCTTTTTGACCAGTTATCAGAAAGACGATTCCAACCCTTATCTGCAGTTTTTGCCTATTGAAGGCACATTGACCAGCAATCCTAATGGTCAGATAAGTGACAATCTAGCCGTGGGTAATCCAGACTGGGAAAAGTTTGAACGTGAACAACTTTCTTTTGGCTACGAGTTTGAACACCAGTTTAGTGACGCAATAAGTTTTGCTCAGTCTGCCCGTTATAGTCGCCTGGACATCGATCTGCGTCATATATATTTTGCGGGTTACGCGGCAGATAGTGCTCTAGGAGCTTTGCTGGACCCAACAAGTTCAAGACAGACCATCTTGAGAGGGGTGACGACAGAGCAAGGTCACTCTGATGCATTTAACATAGACAACCGTTTGCTATTCAATTTTAACACTGGTGAAGTGAGTCATACTTTGCTTGCTGGAATCGATTACCAAGCGATCGAAATTGACAGTAAAGACTACGCTAGTGATCCTTTGGTTGCAGACGGCAACGGTAGCGTCACCATTCCGCTTGTAGGCCCGAGAGCTGATCCATCGTTTAACGTTTTCAATCCTAGTTACAGTAACAATGTTGTTTTACTCGATTCTAACTCAGGGACCTTGGGTCAACTAAGTGAAGCGGATATGCAAACGACTGTAACCGATAACAGTCAGTTTGGCCTTTATGTTCAAGATCAAATTCGTTACCAAGATTGGGTCGTTCAGATAGGTGCTCGCTATGATGATACTTCTAACGAGCAAACCAACCAATCAACAATGGCGACGTATAAAGCGGATTACGAAGAATGGACAGCAAATGCGGGTATTGCTTATGTAATGTCTAATGGCTTTACACCATACGTTAGTTATGCGCAGTCATTTGAGCCTAAGCTTCAGACTGTAAATAACCAACCAGCAAAACCTGAACGTGGTGAAGCGTACGAAGCCGGTGTTAAATACCAACCTCGTAGCTTTGATGGTTACTTCAATGTTGCTGTTTATGAAGCCACTAAGAAGGATGTTGTGCAAGTTGATGGTACTGACATCAAACAAGTTGGCGAAATCCGTAATCGCGGTTTGGAATTAGAAGCTGTTGCGAACGTCACTCAAGCTTTAACCCTAATAGGGAACTTGTCGTATGTTGATTCTGAAATCAAAGACGACAAGAATGCTGCACTCATTGGCAAGCAACCACAGCAAGTCGCAGACAAATTGGCTTCTGCGTGGGCAAAATATCAGTTTTTTGGTGGTGCTCTTGATGGACTAAGTGTTGGTGGCGGCCTGCGTTATACCGGTGATACTTATTCGAGCAATAATGGCCAGAATACCGTACCTTCATACACACTGTACGATGCAACAGTGAGTTACCGATTTGATGACTATAAGTTCCAAGTTGCAGCAAAAAACATCTTTGACAAGGAATATATCGCCACCTGTACTAGCAGCAATTGCTTCTACGGTGACCGCCGCAATATTATCGCGAGCCTGAGCTATGACTGGTAACCGTTATACCCTCAACACTCTGCCCTTTGGGCAGAGTGTTCAGCAGCAAGGGGATACATGTTGCGTTGAAATGCCAAGTGGTCCGTTAACACTGAGCAAGGAAAGTGGCGGTTATTGGCGCGTGACCAGCAGTGAGAACAACGATATGGAAGTGGTTCAAGCTTTTGTTGTTTTGCTTGAGCACCGTACGGATATTCGTTGTATTGACCTTGGTGAATTTGTTTTCCCATCATTAAACGACATCACTCATGTCACCCGTGAAGGTATTCGCTTGGTTTGGCGAGAAGCGTTAATGCAGTTGCCAGAGCTTTGGCTAAAACAGCAGCGCCGCGCGATTCCACATAAGCAGATACTTGCTTCTAATGGCTATCATCCTCTTCGTCCAAGACCGCAAAAAGGCGAGTTGTACAGCCGTTACATTCCTGAGCTAGAGCAAACATTGTCTCTTATTGGTCTTGATGTAGAGCAACATGCTGAGCTGTTTTCAAAATGGCAAAACAGTCAACGTGTGGCTGCGTTTTGGGAGCAGACAGGCACTTTAGAAGAGCATAAAGCGTATTTGGAAGAGCAGTTGGTCAATGATAAAAACCAGCTATTGATTGTATGCCTTAATAACGAACCCTTTGCCTACATTGAAGCCTACTGGACAAAAGAAGATCGCATCGCGCCATATTATGCAGCAGGCGATTACGATCGCGGTATCCACATGCTCGTTGGTGAAGAGCATCACCGTGGCAACCATAAGGTAGCGGCTTGGCTTCCTTCAGTATGCCACTTCCTTTATCTGTCCGATCCACGGACAGAGAAAATCGTCAGCGAGCCGAGAGCAGATAACGCTAAGATGATTGGCTATCTACAGAAATTCGGCTTCGCCAAATTAAAAGAATTCGACTTCCCTCATAAGAGGGCGGCTCTAATGTGTCAGTTGAGAGATACCTTCTTTGCCGATTGCTTTTAGTATCGCAACCCAGTTTTAGGGTATCTCGGGGATAGAGAGCCAAAGAGCTCAATGGAAAAACATGAGGTTACAGAAAATGACAGACCAGATTAAGGAATATGATGTGCTTGGCGTGGGTTTTGGCCCTGCTAACCTGTCAATTGCGATTGCGTTGGAAGAAACGGCGCAGAACCAAAAATTAAGCTATTGCTTCTTAGAGCAAAAATCTCATTTCGAATGGCATGGTGGTATGTTGCTAGATGGCACTCGAATGCAGATTTCTTGCCTTAAGGATCTGGTGACGTTACGCAATCCAACCAGCCCTTATACGTTTGTAAACTACCTACATTCACACGACCGCTTGAGTTCATTTATCAACTTGGG
This window of the Vibrio neptunius genome carries:
- a CDS encoding TonB-dependent siderophore receptor, whose amino-acid sequence is MLSPACLAVAFALSAGVVNAAEDETVVVVGQEHDSAVGPDFSYLGQKSRTATKTDLAIHETPRAVSVVTREQMDDRASISISDALQYTPGIQTNFYGDDNKQDWFVIRGFQQANNGLYQDGTRLYSAGFYSWQIDPFGLERVEILRGPASVLYGQNPPGGVINTVSKRPQFDGGSGQVAVEYGSYDRTQISLDVNRELNEDFAFRLVAMGRKNGTKVDNVDAERILVAPSLAWNINDSNSITFLTSYQKDDSNPYLQFLPIEGTLTSNPNGQISDNLAVGNPDWEKFEREQLSFGYEFEHQFSDAISFAQSARYSRLDIDLRHIYFAGYAADSALGALLDPTSSRQTILRGVTTEQGHSDAFNIDNRLLFNFNTGEVSHTLLAGIDYQAIEIDSKDYASDPLVADGNGSVTIPLVGPRADPSFNVFNPSYSNNVVLLDSNSGTLGQLSEADMQTTVTDNSQFGLYVQDQIRYQDWVVQIGARYDDTSNEQTNQSTMATYKADYEEWTANAGIAYVMSNGFTPYVSYAQSFEPKLQTVNNQPAKPERGEAYEAGVKYQPRSFDGYFNVAVYEATKKDVVQVDGTDIKQVGEIRNRGLELEAVANVTQALTLIGNLSYVDSEIKDDKNAALIGKQPQQVADKLASAWAKYQFFGGALDGLSVGGGLRYTGDTYSSNNGQNTVPSYTLYDATVSYRFDDYKFQVAAKNIFDKEYIATCTSSNCFYGDRRNIIASLSYDW
- a CDS encoding acetyltransferase, with the translated sequence MTGNRYTLNTLPFGQSVQQQGDTCCVEMPSGPLTLSKESGGYWRVTSSENNDMEVVQAFVVLLEHRTDIRCIDLGEFVFPSLNDITHVTREGIRLVWREALMQLPELWLKQQRRAIPHKQILASNGYHPLRPRPQKGELYSRYIPELEQTLSLIGLDVEQHAELFSKWQNSQRVAAFWEQTGTLEEHKAYLEEQLVNDKNQLLIVCLNNEPFAYIEAYWTKEDRIAPYYAAGDYDRGIHMLVGEEHHRGNHKVAAWLPSVCHFLYLSDPRTEKIVSEPRADNAKMIGYLQKFGFAKLKEFDFPHKRAALMCQLRDTFFADCF